In one Umezawaea sp. Da 62-37 genomic region, the following are encoded:
- a CDS encoding HAMP domain-containing protein, with product MSDTTVDASRAAAGSAPSTVDQPGLRQLLAGLTAVRDGDFGTRLPDDADGLLGEIASVFNGMVDQLSLFTSEVTRVAREVGTEGRLGGQAEVPGVSGTWEDLTDSVNAMAGNLTSQVRDIAQVATAVARGDLSQKIDVDARGEILELKETVNTMVDQLSSFADEVTRVAREVGSEGRLGGQAEVPGVGGVWRDLTDSVNFMAGNLTDQVRNIAQVTTAVAQGDLSQKITVTARGEILELKNTINTMVDQLSSFADEVTRMAREVGTEGILGGQADVKGVSGTWRDLTDSVNFMAGNLTAQVRSIAQVATAVAKGDLSQKITVTARGEILELKNTINTMVDQLSAFADEVTRVAREVGTEGRLGGQADVEGVSGTWKDLTESVNVMGDNLTAQVRSIAQVTTAVARGDLTQKIRVDARGEILELKETINTMVDQLSAFADEVTRVSREVGTEGNLGGQATVRGVSGTWKDLTDNVNVMASNLTGQVRSIAQVATAVARGDLSQKITVEAKGEVAALAGVINTMVDTLSAFADEVTRVAREVGTEGMLGGQARVPNVAGTWKDLTDNVNFMANNLTNQVRNIAQVTTAVAQGDLTRKIDVDARGEILELKTTINTMVDQLSAFAAEVTRVAREVGSEGRLGGQAEVEGVSGTWKRLTENVNGLAGNLTRQVRAIAEVTSAVAEGDLTRSITVEASGEVAELKDNINSMVGSLRETTKANQDQDWLKSNLARISSLMQGRRDLAIVAELIMDELTPLVAAQYGGFYLTDDNADDPELRLISSYGHPDSPDDDRRKRFRLGQSLVGQAARSRRTIAVDDVPADYVTISSGLGGTAPANLVVLPIVVEEQVLGVIELASVHRFTAIHRDFLDQLMETVGVNVNTIVANARTDELLVESQRLATELQARSGELQVRQEELQSSNSELEEKAALLATQNRDIETKNLEIEQARQELEARAQELTLASKYKSEFLANMSHELRTPLNSLLILAQLLAQNPSRNLTTKQVEYAGIIHSAGSDLLQLINDILDLSKVEAGKMDITPERVPLRQLLDYVEVTFRPMTTQKSLGFEVVTAPGVPADLLTDDSRLQQVLRNLLSNAVKFTETGGVELRIDPADPAELPESVRHHGSAIAFRVVDTGIGIADQQLESIFGAFQQADGTTSRKYGGTGLGLSISREIAYLLGGAITAESTLGQGSTFTLYLPVARPDFREASAPAAAVDVIPSSIDVRKHAGAIEAPRAQGVRRRRLLVVEERPRGLLSLVAESAANELAGNHDPRGPIEVVTVVGAHEAAVALAAKPYHCVVLELDMADGAGFAFLQEMQGDAGLRTVPVLAHNSRRLTVEQEVALTRHSDRPAVEVLSSLDELRERIALYLTAEMPGDVHPLSRADDSVESAPKQGDGRLVGRTVLIVDDDARNLFALSSILELHGLDVVHAENGREAIEALSGSSSIDLILMDVMMPEMDGYAATTAIRSMPEHAGLPIIAVTAKAMPGDREKSLASGANDYVTKPVDADHLVSCMQRWLDA from the coding sequence ATGAGCGACACGACGGTCGACGCCTCCCGCGCCGCGGCGGGCAGCGCCCCTTCCACGGTCGACCAGCCAGGGCTGCGCCAGTTGCTGGCCGGGTTGACCGCGGTGCGCGACGGCGATTTCGGCACCCGCCTGCCGGACGACGCCGACGGGCTGCTCGGCGAGATCGCCTCCGTGTTCAACGGCATGGTCGACCAGCTGTCGCTGTTCACCTCCGAGGTCACGCGCGTGGCGCGCGAGGTCGGCACCGAGGGCAGGCTGGGCGGCCAGGCGGAGGTGCCGGGCGTGTCGGGCACCTGGGAGGACCTGACCGACTCGGTGAACGCCATGGCGGGCAACCTGACCAGCCAGGTGCGCGACATCGCCCAGGTCGCCACGGCGGTCGCGCGGGGAGACCTGTCGCAGAAGATCGACGTGGACGCGCGCGGCGAGATCCTGGAGCTCAAGGAGACCGTCAACACGATGGTCGACCAGCTCTCCAGCTTCGCCGACGAGGTGACCCGCGTGGCCCGCGAGGTCGGCAGCGAGGGCCGCTTGGGCGGCCAGGCCGAGGTTCCCGGCGTGGGCGGCGTGTGGCGGGACCTCACCGACTCGGTGAACTTCATGGCGGGCAACCTGACCGACCAGGTCCGCAACATCGCGCAGGTGACCACCGCCGTCGCGCAGGGCGACCTGTCGCAGAAGATCACCGTGACCGCCCGCGGCGAGATCCTCGAACTCAAGAACACCATCAACACCATGGTCGACCAGCTCTCCAGCTTCGCCGACGAGGTGACCCGCATGGCCCGGGAGGTCGGCACGGAGGGCATCCTCGGCGGGCAGGCCGACGTCAAGGGCGTCTCCGGCACGTGGCGGGACCTGACGGACTCGGTGAACTTCATGGCGGGCAACCTGACCGCGCAGGTGCGGTCCATCGCCCAGGTCGCCACGGCGGTCGCCAAGGGCGACCTCTCCCAGAAGATCACCGTCACCGCCCGCGGCGAGATCCTGGAGCTGAAGAACACCATCAACACGATGGTCGACCAGCTGTCCGCGTTCGCCGACGAGGTCACCCGCGTCGCCCGTGAAGTGGGCACGGAGGGGCGGTTGGGCGGTCAGGCCGACGTCGAGGGCGTCTCGGGGACGTGGAAGGACCTCACCGAGTCGGTGAACGTCATGGGCGACAACCTCACCGCCCAGGTGCGGTCCATCGCGCAGGTGACCACGGCGGTCGCGCGCGGAGACCTGACGCAGAAGATCCGGGTGGACGCCCGCGGCGAGATCCTGGAACTGAAGGAGACCATCAACACGATGGTCGACCAGCTCTCGGCGTTCGCGGACGAGGTGACCCGCGTGTCCAGGGAGGTCGGCACCGAGGGCAACCTCGGCGGGCAGGCGACCGTGCGCGGTGTTTCGGGGACCTGGAAGGACTTGACGGACAACGTCAACGTCATGGCGTCCAACCTGACCGGCCAGGTGCGGTCCATCGCCCAGGTCGCCACGGCGGTGGCGAGGGGCGACCTGAGCCAGAAGATCACCGTCGAGGCCAAGGGCGAGGTCGCCGCGCTCGCGGGCGTGATCAACACGATGGTCGACACCCTGTCCGCGTTCGCCGACGAGGTGACCCGCGTGGCCCGCGAGGTCGGCACCGAGGGGATGCTCGGCGGCCAGGCGCGCGTACCGAACGTGGCGGGCACGTGGAAGGACCTGACCGACAACGTCAACTTCATGGCGAACAACCTGACCAACCAGGTCCGCAACATCGCCCAGGTGACGACGGCGGTCGCGCAGGGCGACCTGACCCGCAAGATCGACGTCGACGCCCGCGGCGAGATCCTGGAGCTCAAGACCACCATCAATACCATGGTCGACCAGCTCTCCGCGTTCGCCGCGGAGGTCACCCGCGTGGCCCGCGAGGTCGGCAGCGAGGGCCGCTTGGGCGGCCAGGCGGAGGTCGAGGGCGTCTCGGGCACGTGGAAGAGGCTCACCGAGAACGTCAACGGGCTGGCGGGCAACCTGACCCGGCAGGTGCGCGCCATCGCCGAGGTGACGAGCGCGGTCGCCGAGGGCGACCTGACCCGTTCCATCACCGTCGAGGCCTCCGGCGAGGTGGCCGAGCTCAAGGACAACATCAACTCGATGGTGGGGTCGCTGCGCGAGACCACCAAGGCCAACCAGGACCAGGACTGGCTCAAGTCGAACCTGGCGCGCATCTCCAGCCTGATGCAGGGCCGCCGCGACCTCGCGATCGTCGCCGAACTGATCATGGACGAGCTGACCCCGCTGGTGGCCGCGCAGTACGGCGGCTTCTACCTGACCGACGACAACGCCGACGACCCCGAGCTGCGCCTGATCAGCTCCTACGGCCACCCCGACAGCCCGGACGACGACCGGCGCAAGCGGTTCCGGCTCGGCCAGTCCCTGGTCGGGCAGGCGGCTCGCAGCCGTCGCACGATCGCGGTGGACGACGTGCCCGCCGACTACGTCACCATCTCCTCCGGCCTCGGCGGGACCGCGCCCGCCAACCTGGTCGTGCTGCCGATCGTGGTCGAGGAGCAGGTGCTCGGCGTCATCGAGCTGGCGTCGGTGCACCGGTTCACCGCCATCCACCGCGACTTCCTCGACCAGCTCATGGAAACGGTCGGGGTCAACGTGAACACCATCGTGGCCAACGCGCGCACCGACGAGCTGCTCGTCGAATCGCAGCGCCTGGCCACCGAGTTGCAGGCGCGGTCGGGCGAACTCCAGGTGCGGCAGGAGGAACTCCAGTCCTCCAACTCCGAACTGGAGGAGAAGGCGGCGCTGCTGGCCACGCAGAACCGCGACATCGAGACGAAGAACCTGGAGATCGAGCAGGCCCGCCAGGAGCTGGAGGCGCGGGCGCAGGAGCTGACGCTGGCGTCGAAGTACAAGTCGGAGTTCCTGGCGAACATGAGCCACGAGCTGCGGACGCCGCTCAACAGCCTGCTGATCCTCGCGCAACTGCTGGCCCAGAACCCGTCGCGCAACCTCACCACCAAGCAGGTCGAGTACGCGGGCATCATCCACTCCGCGGGCTCGGACCTGCTGCAACTGATCAACGACATCCTCGACCTGTCCAAGGTCGAGGCGGGCAAGATGGACATCACGCCGGAACGCGTGCCGCTGCGCCAACTGCTGGACTACGTCGAGGTGACGTTCCGGCCGATGACGACGCAGAAGAGCCTGGGTTTCGAGGTCGTCACCGCGCCCGGCGTCCCCGCCGACCTGCTCACCGACGACAGCAGGTTGCAGCAGGTGCTGCGCAACCTGCTCTCCAACGCCGTGAAGTTCACCGAGACCGGCGGCGTCGAACTGCGCATCGACCCCGCGGACCCGGCCGAGCTGCCCGAGTCGGTGCGCCACCACGGGTCCGCGATCGCCTTCCGCGTGGTCGACACCGGCATCGGCATCGCCGACCAGCAACTGGAGTCGATCTTCGGCGCGTTCCAGCAGGCCGACGGCACCACCAGCCGCAAGTACGGCGGCACCGGACTGGGGCTGTCGATCAGCCGCGAGATCGCCTACCTGCTGGGCGGCGCCATCACCGCCGAGAGCACCCTGGGGCAGGGCAGCACCTTCACCCTCTACCTGCCGGTGGCCCGCCCGGACTTCCGGGAGGCCTCGGCGCCGGCCGCCGCGGTCGACGTCATCCCCAGCTCGATCGACGTCCGCAAGCACGCGGGCGCGATCGAGGCGCCGCGGGCGCAGGGCGTGCGGCGCCGTCGTCTGCTCGTCGTCGAGGAGCGGCCGCGGGGGCTGCTGTCGCTGGTGGCCGAGAGCGCCGCGAACGAACTGGCGGGCAACCACGACCCCCGAGGCCCGATCGAGGTCGTCACCGTGGTCGGGGCGCACGAGGCGGCGGTCGCCCTCGCGGCCAAGCCCTACCACTGCGTCGTGCTGGAGCTGGACATGGCCGACGGCGCCGGGTTCGCCTTCCTCCAGGAGATGCAGGGGGACGCGGGGCTGCGCACCGTCCCGGTGCTGGCGCACAACAGCCGGAGGCTCACCGTGGAGCAGGAGGTCGCGCTCACGCGGCACTCCGACCGGCCCGCGGTGGAGGTGCTGTCCAGTTTGGACGAACTGCGCGAGCGCATCGCGCTCTACCTGACCGCCGAGATGCCGGGGGACGTGCACCCGTTGAGCCGGGCGGACGACTCGGTGGAGTCCGCGCCGAAGCAGGGCGACGGCAGGCTCGTGGGCCGGACCGTCCTGATCGTCGACGACGACGCGCGCAACCTCTTCGCGCTCAGCAGCATCCTGGAGTTGCACGGCCTCGACGTCGTGCACGCCGAGAACGGGAGGGAGGCGATCGAAGCGCTGTCCGGCTCCTCGTCCATCGACCTCATCCTGATGGACGTGATGATGCCCGAGATGGACGGGTACGCCGCCACGACCGCGATCCGCTCGATGCCCGAGCACGCCGGGCTGCCGATCATCGCGGTCACGGCCAAGGCCATGCCGGGTGACCGGGAGAAGAGCCTGGCCTCCGGCGCCAACGACTACGTCACCAAGCCCGTGGACGCCGACCACCTGGTGAGCTGCATGCAGCGGTGGCTGGACGCGTAG
- a CDS encoding SpoIIE family protein phosphatase: MSAAEEGGAADVANLTRLAATVERLSLEVRRARAAADGRALVELARGVLVERLECGPAQAALQLTALAERSGTPELELAAEIINQAAHDRLAATVKELLGTPEAGSGSSAAAHSPGVRLRTAESGALAASDTQAVAESLLEHALAPLGAAAAAIWSVGNDSSLSLAGAAGFAVEDAGRWHYVPPGVATPARQALVARDAVWIDDLAASGLPSIGSKGYPGGRVAVPAGTGGRILGVLEICWPLPIGPQSPQIRRQVDALAELCAHTLDATTATVWEPVTSVSPISASLPELVELADGLLDAAMVLLPHQDATGSLVDFRIHHVNGNFADLAGRPRSAMRGALLLEVYPLAADDGGVFDKIERTYATGEAYRAPRMALAALIDQVPLTVIMNVAITRHGDSVLVVWRIQDDATRLANMLQHAQRLGSIGGFEEDRATDQVTWSRQLFTLYGMDPSAAPIPLTRLPEYTHVDDATAIERFLRTVLRHLRPASTAFRLQRPDGVVRHIRVIAEPVLDSADRLLAVRGAYQDVSSQHWTEVALSATRDQLAHSEQRTAEQNRLALQLQQAIMPPAQPTVELSGLRIAVRYRPAELEHLVGGDWYDVVLLPSKQVLVSVGDITGHGIQGATGMVVLRNALRGLAATGANPSQLVAWLNLVAHHLTDNIFATAICGLYDPETRVLRWARAGHPAPVLVRAGQATALPMLGGVLLGALSAFTYEESEVQLQPDDVLLFYTDGLIERRDRDLDECVDWLLATSTGSTAASLDERLDGLLEHSESDTEDDTCVVGIQVI, from the coding sequence GTGAGCGCAGCAGAAGAGGGCGGGGCCGCGGACGTGGCGAACCTGACCAGGCTGGCGGCGACCGTGGAGCGCCTGTCGCTGGAGGTCCGCCGGGCGCGGGCCGCGGCCGACGGGCGCGCGTTGGTCGAGCTGGCGAGGGGTGTCCTGGTCGAGCGGTTGGAGTGCGGTCCCGCCCAAGCGGCCCTTCAGCTCACCGCGCTGGCGGAGCGATCCGGCACGCCGGAACTCGAACTGGCCGCCGAGATCATCAACCAGGCCGCGCACGACCGCCTCGCCGCCACCGTGAAGGAACTCCTCGGCACGCCCGAGGCCGGGAGCGGCTCGTCGGCGGCCGCGCACTCCCCCGGCGTGCGGTTGCGCACCGCCGAGAGCGGCGCGCTGGCCGCGAGCGACACCCAGGCCGTCGCCGAGTCGCTGCTGGAGCACGCGCTCGCACCGCTGGGAGCCGCGGCGGCCGCGATCTGGTCGGTGGGCAACGACTCCTCGCTGTCGTTGGCCGGGGCGGCCGGGTTCGCGGTCGAGGACGCGGGTCGCTGGCACTACGTGCCGCCGGGTGTGGCGACCCCCGCCCGCCAGGCCCTCGTGGCGCGGGACGCCGTCTGGATCGACGACCTGGCGGCGTCGGGGCTGCCCTCGATCGGGAGCAAGGGGTACCCCGGAGGCCGGGTCGCCGTCCCCGCGGGTACCGGCGGGCGGATCCTGGGGGTGCTGGAGATCTGCTGGCCCCTCCCGATCGGCCCGCAGTCCCCGCAGATCAGGCGCCAGGTCGACGCGTTGGCGGAGCTGTGCGCCCACACGCTCGACGCGACCACGGCCACCGTGTGGGAGCCGGTCACCTCGGTGTCGCCGATCAGCGCGAGCCTGCCCGAACTGGTGGAACTGGCCGACGGGCTGCTCGACGCCGCCATGGTGCTGCTCCCGCACCAGGACGCGACCGGGAGCCTGGTCGACTTCCGCATCCACCACGTCAACGGCAACTTCGCGGACCTGGCGGGACGGCCCCGCAGCGCGATGCGGGGAGCGCTGCTGCTGGAGGTCTACCCGCTGGCCGCGGACGACGGCGGCGTCTTCGACAAGATCGAGCGGACCTACGCCACCGGCGAGGCGTACCGGGCGCCGCGGATGGCGCTGGCGGCGCTGATCGACCAGGTGCCACTGACCGTGATCATGAACGTGGCCATCACCCGCCACGGCGACAGCGTGCTGGTCGTGTGGCGGATCCAGGACGACGCCACCCGGCTGGCCAACATGCTCCAGCACGCCCAGCGCCTGGGCAGCATCGGCGGGTTCGAGGAGGACCGCGCCACGGACCAGGTCACGTGGAGCCGGCAGCTGTTCACGCTCTACGGGATGGACCCGTCGGCGGCGCCGATCCCGTTGACCCGGCTCCCGGAGTACACCCACGTCGACGACGCCACGGCCATCGAACGGTTCCTGCGCACCGTGCTGCGCCACCTCCGCCCCGCGTCCACGGCCTTCCGCCTGCAACGCCCGGACGGGGTCGTCCGGCACATCCGCGTCATCGCCGAACCGGTGCTCGACTCCGCCGACCGCCTCCTCGCCGTGCGCGGCGCGTACCAGGACGTCTCGTCCCAGCACTGGACCGAGGTGGCGCTGTCGGCCACCCGCGACCAGCTGGCCCACTCCGAGCAGCGGACCGCGGAGCAGAACCGGCTCGCGCTCCAGTTGCAGCAGGCGATCATGCCGCCCGCCCAGCCCACGGTCGAGCTGTCCGGACTGCGCATCGCCGTCCGCTACCGCCCCGCGGAACTGGAGCACCTCGTCGGCGGCGACTGGTACGACGTGGTCCTCCTGCCGTCCAAGCAGGTCCTCGTGTCGGTGGGGGACATCACCGGCCACGGGATCCAGGGCGCGACCGGGATGGTGGTGCTCCGCAACGCCCTGCGCGGTCTGGCCGCCACCGGCGCGAACCCCTCCCAGCTGGTGGCCTGGCTCAACCTCGTCGCGCACCACCTGACCGACAACATCTTCGCCACCGCGATCTGCGGCCTGTACGACCCGGAGACGCGGGTCCTGCGGTGGGCGCGCGCCGGGCACCCGGCACCGGTTCTCGTGCGCGCGGGGCAGGCCACCGCCCTGCCCATGCTCGGCGGCGTCCTGCTCGGCGCGCTGTCCGCGTTCACCTACGAGGAGTCGGAGGTGCAGCTCCAACCGGACGACGTGCTGCTGTTCTACACCGACGGGCTGATCGAGAGGCGCGACCGGGACCTCGACGAGTGCGTGGACTGGCTGCTCGCCACCTCGACGGGTTCCACGGCCGCGTCGTTGGACGAACGCCTGGACGGACTGCTGGAACACAGCGAGTCCGACACCGAGGACGACACGTGCGTGGTGGGGATCCAGGTCATCTGA
- a CDS encoding GAF domain-containing SpoIIE family protein phosphatase — MTSTVDGAVFPRGLRRDGLPAALSDPVRLAAVAATGLVDTGGEDVFDDLARLAAAVTGCERAFITLVDEHRSFWKSCVGVDLDPGDVAGRQNAVRESFCYFLVGLEGEPFVVSDAAADPRTRDHPSVAPMRIGAWAGYPILAPGGEVLGSMCVIDDVPHTWRSAELDSLGALARAIGNEMHLRKALDTTRQALTALTGLARSLQDSLLPPRLTPVPGLDVAASYLPADGDSVVGDFYDLFHIRGPWWGALMGDVCGHGVEAAKLTALARYTLRAEAGRHLSPSAVLTRLNSAIIAQRGRDRFLTAAYATFRVTSGGVTGRLAAAGHPPALVRRADGRIRSVGRAGTLLGMLDDVAVTDVRFRLLPGDTLLLYTDGATEGRPPADRPGADRPQFGEDGLAGALADCHGEDAVGTVAHIGRVHARHCLGRADDDTALLAVRVPPIG; from the coding sequence GTGACGTCGACCGTCGACGGTGCGGTCTTCCCCCGCGGGCTTCGGCGGGACGGGTTGCCCGCCGCGCTGTCCGACCCGGTCAGGTTGGCGGCGGTCGCGGCCACGGGGCTGGTGGACACCGGGGGCGAGGACGTCTTCGACGACCTGGCGCGGCTGGCGGCCGCGGTCACCGGGTGCGAGCGGGCGTTCATCACGCTGGTCGACGAGCACCGCTCGTTCTGGAAGTCCTGCGTGGGTGTCGATCTGGATCCGGGTGACGTGGCCGGGCGGCAGAACGCGGTGCGGGAGAGCTTCTGCTACTTCCTGGTCGGTCTGGAGGGGGAACCGTTCGTCGTGTCCGACGCCGCGGCCGACCCCCGCACCCGCGATCACCCCTCGGTGGCGCCGATGAGGATCGGCGCCTGGGCGGGCTACCCGATCCTCGCGCCGGGCGGGGAGGTGCTGGGGAGCATGTGCGTCATCGACGACGTCCCGCACACCTGGCGGTCGGCCGAGCTGGACAGCCTGGGGGCGCTCGCCCGCGCGATCGGCAACGAGATGCACCTGCGGAAGGCGCTGGACACGACCCGGCAGGCGTTGACCGCCTTGACCGGCCTGGCCCGCAGCCTCCAGGACAGCCTGCTGCCTCCCCGCCTCACGCCGGTGCCGGGACTGGACGTGGCCGCCTCCTACCTGCCCGCCGACGGCGACTCCGTGGTCGGCGACTTCTACGACCTGTTCCACATCCGCGGGCCCTGGTGGGGCGCGCTGATGGGTGACGTGTGCGGGCACGGCGTCGAGGCCGCCAAGCTCACCGCCCTCGCCCGGTACACGCTGCGCGCCGAAGCGGGCAGGCACCTGTCGCCGTCCGCGGTGCTGACCCGCCTGAACTCGGCGATCATCGCCCAGCGCGGCCGCGACCGGTTCCTCACCGCGGCCTACGCCACCTTCCGCGTCACCTCCGGCGGCGTCACCGGCAGGCTGGCCGCGGCGGGCCACCCGCCCGCGCTGGTCCGCCGTGCCGACGGGCGCATCCGGTCGGTGGGGCGCGCCGGAACGCTGCTGGGCATGCTCGACGACGTCGCCGTCACCGACGTGCGCTTCCGCCTCCTGCCGGGGGACACCCTGCTGCTCTACACCGACGGCGCCACCGAAGGCCGCCCGCCCGCCGACCGGCCCGGCGCCGATCGCCCCCAGTTCGGCGAGGACGGGTTGGCCGGGGCGCTGGCCGACTGCCACGGCGAGGACGCGGTCGGCACCGTCGCCCACATCGGCCGGGTCCACGCGCGGCACTGCCTGGGACGGGCCGACGACGACACCGCCCTGCTGGCCGTGCGCGTTCCGCCGATCGGCTGA
- a CDS encoding alpha/beta hydrolase has product MLVFVHGSPETAAIWEPLLVSLGRDDITRLSPPGFGAPLPAGFDATADDYRDWLVGELETFGEPVDLVGHDLGGSLATRVAMTRPDLLRSWAGDAVGVFHPDYAWHYLATLWQTPGVGEVDVARRFGGTVAERTASLVGRGFPGEVAARVAAEQDETMGRAVLAHHRSAAQPAMSTLGRSLPLAARRPGLAVVATADNTVGTTAQRYEAAALAGAHVEVLDGLGHWWMLQEPHLAAKVLTGFWESLPA; this is encoded by the coding sequence ATGCTGGTGTTCGTGCACGGCAGTCCCGAGACCGCCGCGATCTGGGAGCCGCTGCTGGTCTCGCTCGGGCGCGACGACATCACCCGCCTGTCCCCGCCGGGCTTCGGCGCCCCGCTGCCCGCAGGTTTCGATGCCACAGCCGACGACTACCGCGACTGGCTGGTCGGCGAGCTGGAGACGTTCGGCGAACCCGTCGACCTGGTCGGCCACGACCTCGGCGGCAGCCTCGCCACCCGCGTCGCCATGACCCGCCCCGACCTGCTGCGCAGCTGGGCGGGCGACGCGGTCGGCGTCTTCCACCCCGACTACGCGTGGCACTACCTCGCCACGCTCTGGCAGACCCCCGGCGTCGGCGAGGTCGACGTCGCCAGGCGGTTCGGCGGCACCGTCGCCGAGCGCACGGCGTCCCTGGTCGGCCGTGGTTTCCCCGGCGAGGTGGCGGCCCGCGTCGCGGCGGAGCAGGACGAGACCATGGGGCGGGCCGTGCTCGCCCACCACCGCTCAGCCGCCCAACCGGCCATGTCCACCCTCGGCCGCTCCCTGCCACTGGCCGCCCGACGCCCCGGCCTGGCCGTCGTCGCCACGGCGGACAACACGGTCGGCACCACCGCCCAGCGCTACGAGGCGGCCGCCCTGGCTGGCGCTCACGTGGAGGTGCTGGACGGGCTGGGGCACTGGTGGATGCTCCAGGAACCGCACCTCGCGGCGAAGGTGCTGACCGGGTTCTGGGAGTCGCTGCCGGCGTAG
- a CDS encoding TetR/AcrR family transcriptional regulator, with translation MARLTQQERRDRTETALVAAAAELVVESGLRSMTLARVGERAGYSRGIVNHHFGTKQALLEALAHATQSGFVPGLDQFQPGLERLLAVVERYVGALGDVSVISRAFLLLWAEASTTPELTDLFRERDEGFRGRLRADVEAGIAEGLVRPDVAPDDVAVTILGQLRGIGLQRVLDPDAVDTERLRHVVADQWRRALGR, from the coding sequence ATGGCCCGACTCACCCAGCAGGAACGCCGCGACCGGACGGAGACCGCGCTCGTGGCGGCGGCGGCGGAACTGGTGGTGGAATCCGGCCTGCGGTCGATGACGCTCGCCCGCGTCGGCGAACGCGCCGGCTACAGCCGCGGGATCGTCAACCACCACTTCGGGACCAAGCAGGCGCTGCTGGAAGCGCTCGCCCACGCCACGCAGAGCGGCTTCGTCCCCGGCCTCGACCAGTTCCAGCCGGGCCTGGAGCGGCTGCTGGCCGTGGTCGAGCGCTACGTGGGCGCGCTCGGCGACGTCTCCGTGATCAGCAGGGCGTTCCTGCTGCTGTGGGCCGAGGCGTCCACCACCCCGGAGCTGACCGACCTCTTCCGGGAGCGCGACGAGGGGTTCCGCGGCAGGCTGCGCGCCGACGTCGAGGCGGGGATCGCCGAGGGCCTCGTGCGTCCCGACGTGGCGCCCGACGACGTCGCCGTCACGATCCTGGGCCAGCTGCGCGGCATCGGCCTGCAACGCGTGCTCGACCCCGACGCGGTCGACACCGAACGGCTGCGCCACGTCGTCGCCGACCAGTGGCGGCGCGCGCTCGGCCGGTGA
- a CDS encoding GH25 family lysozyme: MGTTALRRGLVLSVVALLPAFGTAAADPAGATGVAVCGHTTEQSTVKIGTTGVATTEAQCQLNLAMKASRYTPIAADGTFGTSTEARAEVFQRCAGLTADGVVGAQTWAALNTWSAHPRKCSTSGTSTTAQSRVCGHSDARPTLRLDATGAEVEELQCRLDLAMESAHYPPLGVDGRFGGGTGSRVADFQRCANLGADGVVGANTWSALVDWSGRNTYCSPPKPAGFGIDGIDTAKYQHPDGAAIDWRAVRAAGVEFATVKATRGLSTTDEYLATDLDAAWTAGLAVAPYHFYTATAANTGAAQADRFIAAVRTTAYTGHRAGDLPPVFDLERMDDGTSRCPTHATVADAKAWLDGVESAFGRKPIIYTQKSFLDDCMGATTAFAGYQLQLADYRRSITAPPVPKGSATWAMWQYTDAAIPDGVHAPATADVFNGTRADLDRLANR, translated from the coding sequence ATGGGAACGACAGCGCTCCGGCGTGGACTCGTGCTCTCCGTGGTGGCGCTGCTGCCCGCGTTCGGCACCGCCGCGGCCGACCCCGCGGGCGCCACGGGGGTCGCGGTGTGCGGGCACACCACCGAGCAGTCGACGGTCAAGATCGGCACGACCGGCGTCGCCACCACCGAGGCCCAGTGCCAGCTGAACCTGGCGATGAAGGCGAGCCGGTACACGCCGATCGCGGCGGACGGCACGTTCGGAACCTCCACCGAGGCCCGCGCCGAGGTGTTCCAGCGGTGCGCCGGGCTGACCGCCGACGGCGTGGTCGGCGCGCAGACGTGGGCCGCGCTCAACACGTGGTCGGCGCACCCCCGCAAGTGCTCCACCTCCGGGACCTCCACGACCGCGCAGTCCCGCGTGTGCGGGCACAGCGACGCCCGGCCGACGCTGCGGCTCGACGCGACCGGTGCCGAGGTCGAGGAACTCCAGTGCCGCCTCGACCTGGCGATGGAGTCGGCGCACTACCCGCCGCTGGGGGTCGACGGCCGGTTCGGCGGCGGCACCGGGTCGCGGGTGGCCGACTTCCAGCGCTGCGCGAACCTCGGCGCGGACGGCGTCGTGGGCGCGAACACCTGGTCCGCGCTCGTGGACTGGTCGGGCCGCAACACCTACTGCTCCCCGCCGAAGCCCGCCGGGTTCGGCATCGACGGCATCGACACCGCGAAGTACCAGCACCCCGACGGCGCGGCGATCGACTGGCGCGCGGTGCGGGCGGCGGGCGTGGAGTTCGCGACGGTCAAGGCGACCCGCGGGCTGAGCACGACCGACGAGTACCTGGCCACCGACCTCGACGCCGCGTGGACCGCGGGCCTCGCCGTGGCGCCGTACCACTTCTACACCGCGACGGCCGCGAACACCGGGGCCGCGCAGGCCGACCGGTTCATCGCCGCCGTGCGGACGACGGCCTACACCGGCCACCGCGCCGGTGACCTGCCGCCGGTCTTCGACCTGGAGCGCATGGACGACGGCACCTCGCGCTGCCCGACCCACGCCACGGTGGCCGACGCCAAGGCGTGGTTGGACGGGGTCGAGTCCGCTTTCGGCCGCAAACCGATCATCTACACCCAGAAGTCGTTCCTGGACGACTGCATGGGCGCGACCACGGCGTTCGCCGGGTACCAGCTCCAGCTCGCGGACTACCGCCGCTCGATCACCGCGCCGCCGGTGCCGAAGGGCTCCGCGACGTGGGCGATGTGGCAGTACACCGACGCCGCGATCCCCGACGGCGTCCACGCGCCCGCGACCGCGGACGTCTTCAACGGCACCCGAGCCGACCTCGACCGCCTGGCCAACCGGTAG